The DNA region TAGCTTAAATGCAACATCGGGCAGTTTGTTCCAGCCACGCATTTACAATTCTTCTATGATTTAGTTGCTACGGTATCGTCTTGTCTAGGCTAAAAATCAATGGATCGAACTGGTTCTAGTTTGTCGAATTTTTCACTGGTTACTTCTATCTGTCTTGGTTTACTCTCGTCTATGGGGCCGGGGGCGATCGCCCAAGCACAGGTTGTGGCGGATATGGCGGCTGGTAGTAACCTTGGGACAACAGTTGGTTCTATAGGTTTAGACTTCACCGTCGATGGTGGAACTACCCAAGGTACAAATTTATTTCATAGTTTTAATACCTTTTCTGTCCCAGCTACTGGCTCTGCAACTTTCAATAATGCTGGATCAATCACTAATATTTTTAGCCGTGTAACAGGCAATAGCACATCACTCATTGAAGGGGAATTACGAGCCAATGGCACAGCCAATCTATTTCTAATTAATCCCAATGGCATTACTTTCGGAAGAGATGCGAGCTTAAACCTTGATGGTTCTTTCGTAGCGAGCACCGCAGAGGCAATTACTTTTGATGGCGCAGAATTTAGTGCAACAAATCCAACAACCACTGTACCACTCTTAACTATTAATACCCCTGTCGGTCTTCAATTTGGGGCAACAACCCCTGCGGCGATCAATGTCTTAGGTGATGGTAGTCAAACGCTGTTTAACCCAGATTTCACTCTAGATGTTAGTAACCGCCCTGCAGGCTTAGAAGTTAATGCGGACAAAAATTTAGTTTTAATCGGCGGCGATCTCAATTTACAAGGCGGTAACTTAACAGCATCCACTGGCAATATCGAGTTGGGTGCTGTTGGGGCAAATCAGTCCGTGACCTTAGAATCCGGGTCATTTGCCGTAGATTACTCTAATGTTGGTACTTTTGCCGATATTACATTGACGGATGCTGCCTCTGCTGGAATTATCGGGGGTGATGTCGGTCGTATACAAGTGCAAGGTCGTCGAATCTCGCTACAGGATGGTTCGGGAATCGCTGCTCAAATTAACACTGAAGGTAGCGGTGAAATTTTTATAAAGGCTTCAGAAAGTCTTATTGCGGATGGGAGATCGTCATATTTTGTCTCCCCAACACCGGGACAAAGTACTATTCCCAGTGGTATTGGTTTGATTGTCAACGTTGGTGCGAGAGGGACGAGTGGCAATATTTTATCTGTTGAATCCCCGCTAATCAGGCTTACTGGTGAAGCCCAGATTGGTTTAGGGACAGCAGGAATTGGAGAAACAGGTTCACTAATTGTCAAAACCAATAACCTTGAGGCGTCAGGTAATTCACCAGGTGGTTTTAGTGGTGTGTATGCAGCAATACTGCCGCGTTTAGGTCCTCCAGGAAGTCCGCAAGAATTTTTAGATTTACAGGCAACTACAGCGAGTGATTTGACAATTCAAGGTTTTGGCAACAATAGTTTCGTTGAAAATTTGACCCTGACTGATGGTGGTCAAATTTTAAATAGCAGTTTTGGTTTAGGCAATGCGGGCCAAACAAATATCAAAGCTAGAAATGTTGAATTAACTGGGTTTGGTACTGGAGGCCCTAGCTCAATTCAATCGGCAGTGGAATCTTTCCGGGGTGGTAATGGTGGCAGTATTGTTCTTGAAGGCGATCGCCTTGTCGTTACAGGTGGTGCTCAGATTTCTTCTTCAACTGTCTCTTTGAGTAACCCGGCGGGTAATGTCGAAATTAATATGACAGACTCCATTGAATTGACCGGACAGGTTGCTAATGGGCGCAGTGGCATTTTTGCAAATGCTTTATCACAAGCAGTTCCCTCTTTTATTGATCCAAGTGGCTCTTCTAACAGTGCTGGTGACGGCGGTGATATTTCGTTAATAACTGGAAAATTAGTGGTGAGCGATGGCGCAACGATTAATGTCGGTAATTTCGCCAGTAATCCCAATGCACCAGCTACAACTCAAGGTTTAGGAGCCGCAGGCAATATCGAGATTGTGGCTGGTGATGTGGAAGTGACCAATGGCAGTGTAATCACTTCGGATGCAGCTCTTAGTAACTCAGCCGGCAATATCACCATTTCGACACCCGAATCAGGAGGAATTGTTTTCGAGCAAGGTACGCTCTCAGCAAGTGGTGGTGAGGGAAATATTAAACTGCGATCACCAGTCGTGATTCTAGACGATCTCAGTCTAATTAGCGCCAATGGTTTTGGCACAGGCAATGGCGGAAATATCTTAATTCTCTCTGAATTTTTGATTGGTACTAACAATAGCGACATTACGGCGAATGCAGAACAGGCTCTCGGCGGAC from [Leptolyngbya] sp. PCC 7376 includes:
- a CDS encoding filamentous hemagglutinin N-terminal domain-containing protein, whose protein sequence is MDRTGSSLSNFSLVTSICLGLLSSMGPGAIAQAQVVADMAAGSNLGTTVGSIGLDFTVDGGTTQGTNLFHSFNTFSVPATGSATFNNAGSITNIFSRVTGNSTSLIEGELRANGTANLFLINPNGITFGRDASLNLDGSFVASTAEAITFDGAEFSATNPTTTVPLLTINTPVGLQFGATTPAAINVLGDGSQTLFNPDFTLDVSNRPAGLEVNADKNLVLIGGDLNLQGGNLTASTGNIELGAVGANQSVTLESGSFAVDYSNVGTFADITLTDAASAGIIGGDVGRIQVQGRRISLQDGSGIAAQINTEGSGEIFIKASESLIADGRSSYFVSPTPGQSTIPSGIGLIVNVGARGTSGNILSVESPLIRLTGEAQIGLGTAGIGETGSLIVKTNNLEASGNSPGGFSGVYAAILPRLGPPGSPQEFLDLQATTASDLTIQGFGNNSFVENLTLTDGGQILNSSFGLGNAGQTNIKARNVELTGFGTGGPSSIQSAVESFRGGNGGSIVLEGDRLVVTGGAQISSSTVSLSNPAGNVEINMTDSIELTGQVANGRSGIFANALSQAVPSFIDPSGSSNSAGDGGDISLITGKLVVSDGATINVGNFASNPNAPATTQGLGAAGNIEIVAGDVEVTNGSVITSDAALSNSAGNITISTPESGGIVFEQGTLSASGGEGNIKLRSPVVILDDLSLISANGFGTGNGGNILILSEFLIGTNNSDITANAEQALGGRVAISGYDSGLTIADLLSGVDIFPEGEAGTIVLGLEVRDRLTPLNDITVTSELGVASNGRVIINTQKGEVGEVEVSNPNPLNDLRLVEAVCQATQADQLVISGRGGLPTIPSGLRTNIDTWEDMRFDAQLIGISENGIQQATLAQPTTTASTTTDIIQAQSLVKNAKGQYELVSTAAQSEPMLLAQNDAKGCPNLPG